In Marinomonas posidonica IVIA-Po-181, a single window of DNA contains:
- a CDS encoding DODA-type extradiol aromatic ring-opening family dioxygenase — translation MLPTYYISHGGGPWPYMPDLRAMLATLETALADMPNQLTEKPKAILMISGHWETKKLAVQSSPAPGMEYDYYGFPEHTYQVKYQAPGSPEVAARVAELVSAAGFPVDLDDKKGFDHGAFTPMVIMYPNEDMPLIQLSLKSNLDPEEHLAMGRALRPLREEGVLIIGSGLSYHNLGLFGPQAKEPSAEFDAWLQTTLMSSSPELRHERIVAWENAPQARVCHPREDHLIPLMVALGAAEDAETTRVYHDKNVFGGVTASSFRFD, via the coding sequence ATGTTACCCACTTATTATATTTCTCATGGTGGAGGCCCTTGGCCATACATGCCTGATTTACGCGCTATGTTAGCGACGTTGGAAACGGCGTTGGCGGATATGCCAAATCAGTTAACCGAGAAGCCAAAGGCCATTTTAATGATATCCGGGCACTGGGAGACCAAAAAACTGGCTGTGCAGTCTAGTCCGGCACCCGGAATGGAATACGATTACTACGGCTTTCCAGAACATACCTATCAGGTGAAGTATCAAGCGCCGGGGTCACCTGAGGTGGCAGCACGAGTCGCTGAGTTAGTCTCCGCAGCTGGCTTTCCTGTTGATTTAGATGATAAGAAGGGGTTTGATCATGGTGCATTTACTCCGATGGTGATCATGTACCCAAATGAAGATATGCCATTGATTCAGCTGTCCTTGAAATCCAACTTAGACCCTGAAGAGCATCTTGCGATGGGTCGCGCCTTAAGACCTTTGCGTGAAGAAGGAGTCTTAATCATTGGGAGTGGTTTGAGTTATCACAACTTAGGTTTGTTTGGCCCGCAAGCGAAAGAACCTTCTGCCGAATTTGATGCTTGGTTGCAAACGACACTCATGTCTTCTTCGCCTGAGCTGCGTCATGAGCGTATCGTGGCATGGGAAAATGCACCGCAAGCGCGAGTTTGTCATCCCAGAGAAGATCATCTTATCCCACTTATGGTGGCGTTAGGCGCCGCGGAAGATGCTGAAACGACAAGAGTTTATCATGACAAAAATGTCTTTGGTGGGGTCACGGCATCCAGCTTCCGTTTTGATTAA
- a CDS encoding DUF2160 domain-containing protein translates to MAWMSWTLPTALFFIGIAAILVSMTVWQILSPCVERRGFLPLATTRGDRLFIGLLSSAFIHLAFVALTNVSIAIATVLCAVWMIILMRWG, encoded by the coding sequence ATGGCTTGGATGTCTTGGACACTACCAACCGCTTTGTTTTTTATCGGGATTGCGGCCATTTTGGTCAGCATGACCGTCTGGCAAATCCTCTCACCTTGTGTAGAACGCCGTGGTTTTTTGCCACTTGCCACCACCCGAGGTGATCGTTTGTTTATTGGCCTGCTTAGCAGTGCCTTTATCCACCTTGCATTTGTTGCTCTAACAAATGTGAGTATTGCGATAGCAACCGTCTTATGCGCTGTTTGGATGATCATCCTAATGCGTTGGGGCTAA
- a CDS encoding P1 family peptidase, producing the protein MSKLRARALGLPFPGMTGPNNAITDVPGIQVGFKTLMNNDPISPARTGVTAILPRGRNTTPQPVWAGMYALNGNGEMTGTHWIQDGGYFVGPIMLTNSHAVGITHHAAVKWTIKQYQQAWQNNHLWAMPVVAETYDGVLNDINAMHVSEQDALDALNNAKSGAISEGNVGGGTGMIAYDFKGGTGTSSRLINIAGETYTVAALVQANHGIRPWFTVLGAPVGKLMTQDCIHPLHEQGSIIVILATDAPMLPHQLKRLAKRAALGIGKNGSPGGNNSGDIFLAFSTANEQDLPQLSGPLTSMTCLNDEFFDAFYMAAVEAIEESVINAMVAAEDTPTFKQPNDKICKAVDVQSLSNIVKTFHSLP; encoded by the coding sequence ATGTCCAAATTACGCGCAAGAGCACTAGGGCTACCTTTCCCTGGCATGACAGGCCCAAACAATGCCATCACGGACGTTCCTGGCATTCAGGTGGGTTTTAAGACTCTCATGAATAATGACCCCATTTCACCTGCTAGAACCGGAGTCACCGCCATACTGCCACGGGGCAGAAACACCACACCGCAACCTGTATGGGCTGGAATGTATGCCCTCAACGGCAATGGTGAAATGACCGGCACCCATTGGATACAAGATGGCGGCTATTTTGTTGGGCCTATCATGCTGACCAATTCCCATGCTGTCGGTATTACTCACCACGCCGCAGTCAAATGGACAATAAAACAATACCAACAAGCGTGGCAAAATAATCACCTATGGGCTATGCCAGTTGTCGCAGAAACTTATGATGGCGTACTCAATGATATCAACGCCATGCATGTGTCCGAACAAGATGCCTTGGACGCACTCAACAATGCTAAGTCCGGTGCCATTTCAGAAGGCAATGTTGGCGGTGGAACGGGCATGATTGCCTATGACTTTAAAGGCGGTACAGGGACCTCCTCTCGACTCATTAACATTGCTGGTGAAACTTACACTGTCGCCGCTTTGGTCCAAGCCAATCACGGCATTCGTCCATGGTTTACCGTACTTGGTGCCCCTGTTGGAAAGTTAATGACCCAAGATTGTATTCATCCGTTACATGAACAAGGCTCCATCATTGTCATCCTTGCGACCGATGCTCCGATGTTACCTCACCAATTAAAACGCCTCGCGAAACGGGCCGCTCTTGGTATTGGAAAAAATGGCTCACCAGGTGGTAACAATTCAGGGGATATCTTCCTTGCCTTTAGCACAGCAAACGAACAAGATTTACCTCAGTTGTCTGGCCCACTGACCTCTATGACCTGCCTGAACGATGAATTTTTCGATGCGTTTTATATGGCCGCGGTGGAAGCGATAGAAGAATCTGTCATCAATGCAATGGTCGCAGCAGAGGATACCCCCACGTTCAAACAGCCTAATGACAAGATCTGTAAAGCAGTCGATGTACAATCCTTATCGAACATAGTGAAAACATTCCATTCTCTCCCTTAA
- a CDS encoding ABC transporter permease, producing the protein MNPLNLSRKQLALITLLTPTSLFLLIFFIGPMLIMLTYSFLEPGLYGGVEWHFYHWNYGRVLGWADGIYEEFDPVYLKILLRSIGLSVATVLCTLFICYPVAFWVSTLSAKNKALCIFLMTLPFFASMVVRLYAWVLILRNSGFANQFLEATGLITEPLNLMFSGTAVIIGMVYIFIPFMFLPIYSSVEKLDKNLLQASEDLGATPFTTFRRVVFPLTLPGIVAGCILVFIPSLGNFVVPDLLGGAKVLMIGNMIEQQFLYARNWPFGATLSMVIIFMMMIILSIYLYKSTKKQAGL; encoded by the coding sequence ATGAATCCCCTTAACCTGTCTCGTAAACAACTTGCACTAATAACCTTACTGACACCAACCAGCCTATTCCTATTGATTTTTTTCATAGGCCCAATGTTAATCATGCTGACCTATAGCTTCTTAGAACCAGGCTTATATGGGGGCGTTGAATGGCATTTTTATCACTGGAATTATGGTCGAGTACTTGGCTGGGCTGATGGTATTTATGAAGAATTCGACCCGGTTTATTTGAAGATTTTATTACGCTCTATTGGATTGTCGGTGGCCACCGTTCTTTGCACATTATTCATCTGTTACCCCGTTGCCTTCTGGGTTTCAACCTTATCGGCAAAAAACAAAGCTCTATGCATCTTTTTAATGACACTGCCCTTTTTCGCCAGCATGGTGGTTCGCCTTTACGCGTGGGTATTAATCTTACGGAACTCAGGTTTTGCAAATCAATTTTTAGAAGCCACTGGGTTAATAACTGAGCCATTAAATCTTATGTTTTCCGGGACCGCTGTGATCATTGGCATGGTCTATATATTCATTCCTTTTATGTTCTTACCCATCTATTCCAGTGTCGAAAAGCTCGACAAAAATCTACTTCAAGCATCTGAAGACTTAGGCGCAACACCTTTTACCACCTTCCGCAGGGTTGTTTTTCCCTTAACCTTGCCAGGCATTGTTGCAGGCTGCATTTTGGTCTTTATTCCTAGCCTGGGTAACTTTGTCGTGCCTGATCTTCTAGGTGGTGCCAAGGTATTGATGATAGGAAATATGATTGAGCAACAATTCTTATACGCACGGAACTGGCCTTTTGGGGCGACACTTTCGATGGTGATTATCTTCATGATGATGATAATTTTGTCCATTTATCTCTATAAATCTACCAAAAAACAAGCTGGGTTATAG
- a CDS encoding ABC transporter permease, with the protein MKKQTPLGRLLSIYSVFFFLFLYAPVILIVIYSFNSNPINIMIWDGFTFDWYRSIFGLETSLTDSSSYVDSTDQLLNALLNSLIVAASATLVATFLGTSTAVALARYRFKLHSFYRLLLFVPMVMPDIVLGIALLIFFVGAGFTLGNSTIIIGHCTFLTSYVFIVVSARLAGMNPLTEAASADLGANEWQTFRRVTLPLILPGVIGGALLSFIISMDDLVITYFISGVDSTTLPVFILGMIRRGIKPEINAIATLMLLFSVVIASAGIYFKSKNTSTH; encoded by the coding sequence ATGAAAAAACAAACGCCCTTAGGCCGCTTATTATCCATTTACAGTGTGTTCTTTTTTCTGTTCCTCTATGCCCCCGTCATACTCATCGTGATCTATTCGTTCAATTCAAATCCGATCAATATTATGATTTGGGATGGCTTCACTTTCGATTGGTACCGCAGCATTTTTGGTCTAGAAACCTCATTGACTGATTCCTCTAGCTACGTAGACTCCACAGATCAGCTTCTTAACGCATTATTGAACAGTTTAATTGTGGCTGCCAGTGCGACGCTCGTAGCCACCTTCCTCGGCACCAGTACCGCGGTTGCCTTAGCCCGCTATCGCTTTAAGCTACACTCGTTTTATCGATTATTATTGTTTGTGCCTATGGTTATGCCCGATATCGTCCTAGGCATTGCACTACTCATTTTCTTCGTTGGTGCGGGTTTCACCCTGGGAAACAGCACCATCATTATTGGTCATTGCACTTTTTTAACCAGCTATGTTTTTATTGTTGTCAGTGCCAGATTAGCGGGTATGAACCCTCTCACAGAAGCCGCTTCTGCTGATCTTGGAGCGAATGAATGGCAAACATTTCGTCGTGTCACTTTGCCCTTGATTCTGCCAGGCGTAATCGGTGGTGCGTTACTCAGTTTTATCATTTCCATGGATGATTTGGTGATCACATATTTCATCAGTGGGGTGGACTCAACCACTTTACCCGTTTTTATTCTTGGCATGATCCGTCGAGGCATTAAACCTGAAATCAACGCGATCGCCACATTAATGCTGCTTTTTTCGGTTGTTATCGCATCCGCAGGCATTTACTTCAAATCCAAAAACACATCCACACACTAA
- a CDS encoding MurR/RpiR family transcriptional regulator, with amino-acid sequence MKNTFSSKPEHIATTTSQRIQELIPLVSKSEARVAQFILLNLDHISYETGASIAEKAAVSQITVSRFLKRAGYQGISALKEELQKELIPIEANESQRLAPDSFYKDNLKQELKSMVRLYEQFETENWESLVSCVSAATRVYVTGFQSIRGTAEDFTRRLSLARDRVQYLSPHDGMLGEWLEDSSRSRKGYDTLIILDVVPYASEVRKLCEVAVEKGIQIVIISDEFCHWASEYDAHIVYSKSKSGLFLESTWGLVLTTNMLVDAVSRRDVNSDTRIKRWQEMAKRLDLF; translated from the coding sequence ATGAAAAATACATTCTCCTCAAAACCTGAACACATTGCGACGACAACGTCACAACGCATTCAAGAGTTAATTCCCTTGGTATCCAAATCTGAGGCCCGAGTGGCGCAGTTTATTCTGCTCAACCTAGATCATATCAGTTATGAAACCGGTGCTTCCATTGCTGAAAAAGCCGCGGTTAGCCAAATTACCGTCAGCCGCTTTTTAAAACGAGCAGGTTATCAGGGCATCTCAGCACTGAAAGAAGAGTTACAGAAAGAGCTTATTCCGATTGAAGCCAACGAAAGTCAGAGGCTCGCTCCAGATTCATTTTATAAAGACAATTTGAAACAAGAGCTGAAAAGTATGGTTCGTCTTTATGAGCAGTTTGAGACAGAAAATTGGGAGAGTTTGGTCAGTTGCGTTAGCGCTGCAACGCGGGTTTATGTCACAGGATTTCAATCCATTCGAGGCACGGCGGAAGATTTTACACGGCGACTTTCCCTTGCCCGTGATCGGGTTCAGTATCTTTCACCTCATGATGGCATGTTAGGTGAGTGGCTTGAAGACAGTTCAAGGAGCCGGAAGGGTTACGATACTTTAATTATCCTTGATGTTGTTCCTTATGCCTCAGAAGTCCGAAAATTGTGTGAAGTTGCCGTGGAAAAAGGCATTCAAATTGTGATTATTAGCGATGAATTTTGTCATTGGGCAAGTGAATACGATGCCCATATTGTGTATTCCAAATCTAAGTCGGGATTATTCTTAGAATCAACGTGGGGCTTGGTTCTAACAACGAATATGCTCGTGGATGCCGTCTCTAGGCGAGATGTAAACAGTGATACTCGTATTAAGCGTTGGCAAGAGATGGCAAAACGCCTTGATCTTTTTTAA
- a CDS encoding ABC transporter ATP-binding protein → MSASIPSPEYIKIHHAHRQFMTPEGGIINALDNISLSIAQSEFITLLGPSGCGKTTLLKIIAGFEELDSGDILLDGQSIIQQPAHKRPVNTVFQSYALFPHMTVGDNVGYGLDIAKVNKVERNQRVAEALTMVGLSGIEQRLPSQLSGGQQQRVALARAIINRPKLLLLDEPLSALDKNLRLQMQLELKNLQTELGICFIFVTHDQEEALTMSDQIVVLNSGKIDQIGTPDEIYHTPKTEFVARFIGESNILSGMVISKSENGVNIDCNGCTIFSHDQTLKLGEEVKLLLRPEHLSLTPNELEGPQAQLTMTLNQTVFVGSDYQLHGELSNGLPFSALTRKTNTPLIKGQQLTLYYQVDALHTIPAKQKSIKGHI, encoded by the coding sequence ATGTCAGCGTCTATCCCATCGCCTGAATATATAAAAATTCACCATGCACATCGTCAGTTCATGACACCTGAAGGTGGCATTATCAATGCATTAGATAATATCAGCCTGTCCATCGCGCAGAGTGAATTTATTACCTTATTGGGTCCTTCGGGATGTGGAAAAACAACCCTGCTAAAAATCATCGCCGGATTTGAAGAGCTAGACAGTGGCGATATCCTGTTAGATGGGCAATCCATTATCCAACAACCCGCTCATAAACGTCCGGTTAATACTGTATTCCAATCCTATGCCTTGTTTCCACATATGACAGTTGGTGACAATGTTGGTTATGGTTTGGACATTGCAAAAGTCAACAAAGTAGAACGCAATCAACGCGTTGCGGAAGCGCTTACTATGGTGGGACTAAGTGGCATAGAACAGCGTCTTCCGTCACAATTATCAGGAGGTCAACAACAACGTGTTGCTCTCGCTCGCGCCATCATTAATCGCCCAAAACTACTGCTTCTTGATGAACCCCTTTCAGCCTTAGATAAAAATTTACGATTGCAAATGCAACTCGAGCTGAAAAACCTACAAACAGAACTCGGAATTTGTTTTATTTTTGTGACCCATGATCAGGAAGAAGCGCTCACCATGTCTGACCAAATCGTGGTGCTTAACAGTGGCAAAATTGACCAAATTGGCACACCGGATGAAATTTACCACACCCCAAAAACAGAGTTTGTTGCCAGATTCATAGGTGAAAGTAATATTTTATCCGGCATGGTCATTAGCAAATCTGAAAACGGGGTCAACATTGATTGCAACGGCTGCACTATATTCAGTCATGATCAAACACTGAAACTAGGCGAAGAGGTGAAACTCCTGTTGCGACCTGAACATTTATCTTTAACCCCAAATGAACTAGAAGGCCCCCAAGCTCAGCTGACAATGACATTAAACCAAACCGTCTTTGTTGGCTCCGACTATCAATTACATGGCGAATTAAGCAATGGCCTACCATTTTCAGCCTTAACCAGAAAAACGAACACGCCTTTGATAAAAGGTCAGCAACTAACCCTGTATTATCAAGTCGACGCGCTGCACACCATTCCTGCCAAGCAAAAGTCGATTAAGGGGCATATATGA
- a CDS encoding FAD-dependent oxidoreductase, with protein MAQLTKRGVTIERTVVIEVLGRPPKITSQNLADGRTIQLGGIFVTPKTHMTSPLAEQLGCEFEDGPLGLVVKTDDMKQTNVMGLFTAGDIVNPMQNATFASAAGVMAGVGAHHSLMQES; from the coding sequence TTGGCACAGTTAACCAAACGAGGAGTAACGATTGAACGTACTGTGGTTATTGAAGTTCTGGGGCGACCTCCGAAAATTACCAGCCAGAACCTCGCCGACGGTCGCACCATTCAGCTTGGTGGAATCTTTGTCACACCCAAAACTCATATGACCAGCCCATTAGCAGAGCAACTTGGCTGTGAATTTGAAGACGGCCCTTTAGGGTTGGTGGTCAAAACCGATGACATGAAACAAACCAATGTTATGGGATTATTTACCGCGGGGGATATAGTCAACCCAATGCAAAATGCGACCTTTGCGTCTGCCGCAGGTGTCATGGCAGGAGTCGGTGCTCACCATTCATTAATGCAAGAAAGCTAA
- a CDS encoding polyamine ABC transporter substrate-binding protein, which yields MKQSISLKSSRKVKKALAMTSIAITALGFTHSASAEETLSLYNWGEYINPEVLQRFTEETGIKVKLDTYSSNEEMLAKLQAGATGYDIVFPSVHMQDIMAKLNLLEKTNINQYSGFKHIDKNFLNAESDPNGEYCLPYAWGTVGILYNKKLVPELNSWADFFALPNDGKNIAMLDDMREVISVGLITDGKSVNTTNRDDLKAAQDYIIKQKHNVSAFTYDSIPMVQSGDIAAAQWYVGSMLYVFQNPDDLAYVIPKEGATMYQEDMCVLKSAPNKVNAKKFLEFFTQPEIAALNTKQQTNGTMNTEAVKLLPDSLRNNPSINPPAEVKAKLQLFKELGKGIKLYDRAWTKIRTS from the coding sequence ATGAAACAATCAATTTCTTTAAAAAGTAGTCGAAAGGTAAAAAAAGCACTCGCTATGACGAGTATCGCCATTACCGCTCTCGGCTTTACACACTCGGCATCCGCTGAGGAAACTCTAAGTCTTTATAATTGGGGAGAATACATTAACCCGGAAGTACTGCAGCGCTTTACTGAGGAAACGGGTATCAAGGTTAAGCTGGATACCTATTCATCAAATGAAGAGATGTTAGCCAAGTTACAAGCTGGAGCAACGGGTTACGACATTGTATTTCCCTCCGTCCATATGCAAGACATCATGGCGAAATTAAACCTGCTAGAAAAGACCAACATCAACCAATATTCAGGCTTTAAACATATCGATAAAAATTTTCTGAATGCTGAATCTGATCCAAATGGCGAATATTGCCTGCCCTACGCTTGGGGCACCGTAGGCATTCTTTATAACAAAAAACTCGTGCCCGAGCTGAACTCATGGGCTGACTTTTTCGCGTTACCAAATGACGGTAAAAACATCGCCATGCTGGATGATATGCGAGAAGTCATTAGCGTCGGTTTAATCACTGATGGAAAAAGTGTCAACACAACAAATCGTGACGATTTAAAAGCGGCTCAAGACTATATTATCAAGCAAAAACACAATGTCTCAGCCTTTACCTACGACAGTATTCCCATGGTGCAATCTGGTGATATTGCCGCTGCACAATGGTATGTCGGCTCGATGCTATACGTCTTCCAAAATCCTGATGATCTTGCTTATGTCATTCCAAAAGAAGGCGCAACCATGTATCAAGAAGATATGTGTGTACTGAAAAGCGCCCCCAATAAAGTGAATGCGAAGAAATTTCTGGAGTTCTTTACTCAACCTGAAATTGCGGCACTCAATACTAAGCAACAAACCAATGGCACCATGAATACCGAGGCCGTCAAACTATTACCTGACTCTTTGCGCAACAACCCAAGCATTAATCCTCCTGCAGAAGTAAAGGCGAAGCTACAACTGTTCAAAGAACTAGGCAAAGGCATCAAGCTATATGATCGAGCCTGGACCAAGATTCGCACATCGTAA
- a CDS encoding alpha/beta fold hydrolase, with the protein MQNLNLEVGNIRVRYQDTGGNLPVLVLLHGIGGSLELWQYQLASLSSSFRVIALDLPNHGLSEISEKPFDVVEYAEIVWALLDKLAISQVYLAGNSMGGAISIHMSGLQPDRVAKILLLNAATLGKETPLPFKLMSLPIVGRILARPNQVAVDQQMHSIFLHSDKVAEEIKSVITRNVMREGAQRAFVRTLQKMVDWSGQKTSLCRLSLSRLEKASCPVYFVHGRQDAVLPYQHSEIAYQNTPDSKLLILDNCGHTPQVEVPTEVNDLFLRFFN; encoded by the coding sequence GTGCAAAATCTGAATCTAGAAGTTGGAAATATTCGTGTTCGTTATCAAGATACGGGAGGTAACTTACCTGTATTGGTTTTGCTACATGGTATTGGTGGGTCATTGGAGCTGTGGCAGTATCAGCTGGCGTCGTTATCTTCTTCCTTTCGAGTGATTGCACTGGATTTGCCGAATCATGGTTTATCTGAGATCAGTGAAAAACCTTTTGATGTGGTTGAGTATGCTGAAATTGTTTGGGCCTTGTTGGATAAATTGGCCATTTCCCAAGTTTACCTTGCGGGGAACTCCATGGGCGGGGCGATTAGCATTCATATGTCTGGTTTGCAGCCGGATAGAGTTGCCAAAATATTGCTGCTTAATGCCGCTACTTTAGGTAAAGAAACCCCATTGCCTTTTAAACTCATGTCGCTACCCATCGTAGGGCGAATATTGGCTCGACCTAATCAAGTTGCTGTTGATCAACAAATGCATAGCATCTTCTTGCATTCTGACAAAGTAGCCGAGGAAATAAAATCGGTTATTACTCGAAATGTCATGCGCGAAGGAGCACAAAGAGCCTTTGTTAGAACCTTGCAAAAAATGGTCGATTGGTCTGGGCAAAAAACGTCGTTATGTCGACTCAGCCTAAGCAGGCTTGAGAAGGCGTCTTGCCCTGTGTACTTTGTGCACGGTCGTCAAGATGCGGTCTTGCCTTATCAACATTCAGAAATAGCGTATCAGAACACCCCAGACAGTAAGTTGTTGATATTGGACAATTGTGGTCATACCCCACAAGTTGAGGTGCCCACTGAGGTAAATGATCTTTTTCTGCGGTTTTTTAACTGA
- a CDS encoding VOC family protein — MELSNFPIFYVDDVQASVDFYRPLLERDPVEQQKDFALFVSESGNKFGLWAWHDVLPKTDKVVSASMEIALEVGNLITLQIHYRKWSELGVEMIQDIDVMDFGTSFTALDPDGHRLRVFCYEK, encoded by the coding sequence ATGGAACTTTCAAACTTTCCGATTTTTTACGTAGATGATGTGCAAGCAAGCGTAGATTTCTATCGCCCTCTTTTAGAACGAGACCCTGTTGAACAGCAAAAAGATTTTGCCTTATTTGTCAGTGAATCAGGCAATAAATTTGGTTTATGGGCTTGGCATGATGTATTGCCTAAGACCGATAAAGTGGTATCCGCCAGTATGGAAATCGCCCTTGAAGTAGGCAATTTAATTACCCTGCAAATTCATTATCGGAAATGGTCTGAGTTGGGCGTTGAGATGATTCAAGACATAGATGTGATGGACTTTGGTACAAGCTTTACAGCACTTGATCCTGACGGTCACAGACTAAGAGTGTTTTGTTACGAGAAATAA
- a CDS encoding ABC transporter substrate-binding protein, with product MRYNKKKIALATLPFAVMLHSASLWADAYSDAAEKWVKDEFSVSTLTQQQQLDELSWFTQAAKKFRGMEINVASETLTTHKYESQVLAKAFQEITGIKVNHDLIQEGDVVEKLQTQMQSGRNIYDAYVNDSDLIGTHFRYGKVVPISDMMKGDGKDYTSPTLDLDDFIGLSFTTGPDGKLYQLPTQQFANLYWFRADWFARADLKAKFKSIYGYDLGVPVNWSAYEDIAEFFTDKVKTIDGEPVYGHMDYGKKDPSLGWRFTDAWFSMAGAGDKGIPNGLPVDEWGIRVENCHPVGSSVSRGGATNGPAAVYATTKYVDWLRKYAPPEAQGMTFSESGPVPAQGGVAQQIFWYTAFTADMTAKGLPVVNEDGSPKWRMAPSPVGPYWEEGMKKGYQDVGAWTFMNSTPDDRRLAAWLYAQFTTSKTVSLQKTLVGLTPIRESDINSPEMAAAAPKLGGLVEFYKGPARKEWSPTGTNVPDYPKLAQLWWQYISQAASGEASPQEALNGLAAAQDKVMQRLERAKVQDNCGPKLNKPRDEAYWLAQPGSPKAKLSNEKPQGVTVSYDELLRSWE from the coding sequence ATGCGCTACAATAAGAAAAAAATTGCACTAGCCACCTTGCCCTTTGCTGTTATGTTGCATTCAGCTAGCCTATGGGCAGATGCGTATTCAGATGCAGCGGAAAAGTGGGTGAAGGACGAATTTTCAGTTTCCACTTTAACCCAACAGCAGCAACTTGATGAGTTAAGTTGGTTTACTCAAGCCGCGAAAAAGTTTCGCGGTATGGAAATTAATGTCGCATCCGAAACCCTAACCACTCACAAATACGAATCTCAAGTGTTGGCGAAAGCCTTCCAAGAAATTACTGGCATCAAGGTAAACCATGACCTGATTCAAGAAGGGGATGTAGTCGAAAAACTGCAAACTCAAATGCAATCTGGCCGTAACATCTATGATGCTTATGTTAATGACTCAGATCTGATTGGTACGCACTTCCGTTACGGTAAAGTGGTGCCGATTTCTGACATGATGAAGGGTGATGGAAAAGACTATACGTCACCAACATTAGACCTAGACGATTTCATTGGTCTGTCTTTTACCACAGGGCCAGACGGTAAACTTTACCAACTGCCTACCCAGCAATTCGCCAACCTATATTGGTTCCGCGCAGACTGGTTTGCACGTGCCGATTTGAAAGCCAAATTCAAATCCATTTATGGCTATGACTTAGGTGTACCGGTGAACTGGTCAGCTTATGAAGACATTGCTGAATTCTTCACAGATAAAGTGAAAACCATCGATGGCGAGCCTGTTTATGGTCACATGGATTATGGCAAAAAAGACCCATCTCTAGGCTGGCGATTCACCGACGCTTGGTTCTCTATGGCAGGCGCGGGTGACAAGGGTATCCCAAATGGTTTGCCTGTTGATGAATGGGGTATTCGCGTAGAGAACTGTCATCCCGTGGGCTCAAGTGTTTCACGAGGCGGAGCGACCAATGGTCCTGCTGCCGTTTACGCGACCACAAAATACGTTGATTGGCTACGTAAGTACGCACCACCAGAAGCACAAGGCATGACCTTCTCTGAGTCCGGCCCGGTTCCTGCTCAAGGCGGCGTGGCTCAGCAAATTTTCTGGTATACAGCTTTCACTGCAGACATGACTGCAAAAGGCCTACCCGTGGTGAACGAAGATGGTTCTCCGAAATGGCGCATGGCGCCATCTCCGGTTGGGCCATACTGGGAAGAGGGGATGAAAAAAGGTTATCAAGACGTTGGCGCTTGGACCTTCATGAACTCAACACCGGATGATCGTCGTTTAGCCGCTTGGTTGTACGCTCAGTTCACTACGTCTAAAACCGTGTCTTTGCAGAAAACCTTGGTGGGTCTAACGCCAATTCGTGAGTCAGACATCAACTCACCAGAAATGGCCGCTGCCGCACCGAAACTAGGTGGTTTGGTTGAGTTCTATAAAGGGCCTGCTCGTAAAGAATGGTCACCAACGGGAACCAACGTTCCTGACTATCCTAAGCTCGCTCAGCTTTGGTGGCAGTACATTTCACAAGCCGCCAGTGGTGAAGCATCCCCACAAGAAGCCTTAAATGGTCTCGCGGCCGCTCAGGATAAAGTGATGCAACGTCTTGAACGTGCTAAGGTGCAAGATAACTGTGGTCCTAAACTGAATAAGCCTCGTGATGAAGCGTATTGGTTGGCACAGCCAGGTTCGCCTAAAGCGAAACTGTCGAACGAGAAACCACAAGGTGTCACGGTATCTTACGACGAACTGCTTCGTTCTTGGGAATAA